A single genomic interval of Leptospira dzoumogneensis harbors:
- a CDS encoding SpoIIE family protein phosphatase, producing MNYYLFLPISALIINTLLISYVFARRFRSAVIRDFLRFVLFLNLWLVSYILYWSMLPPEWMTPIFKLSCFTWIPVGLLFLETVHRFLNIRSTILLPFFRFSVVLTIFLTASTDWIIKGSILYDWGYELEPGILFVPFSTIAVSGPAIWGLYLLLKERFRTKQRKIRQQLNFWIWGTTIALGISAYTELFNLDEQGRFLFVPLSPAAISIQAFFIFVAITRYGFLNISLERIAVELFRDIHDGIVLTKENHEFFFANQAAIAILDGSPSREGLFKPEWHFANYRQEQDHIPRDYQLIGNSVLQFIELTVSEIRITENESGTLYLLRDITEKKAAQEKIHQLYSQIVNDLEIARVTQASIITQKFPDKGSYRIHSFFQPIDKVGGDMLRVIEHPGERVDILFADVSGHGIASAMVGGMLSIAFQIVSDKKLSPKESLSEIHEMLSKVVLHHHISAVYASFYPQENRVRFSYAGHHPMLVFREGKIYPLEGEGRILLAVKELHLNDYHFDLQTSDRLLFYSDGLYEVKNDLGEIFGYEEFLDWIQGMADRDTRSLLEAAHRKALEFGNGKHNDDLAMLALEIGP from the coding sequence ATGAATTATTACCTTTTTCTGCCAATAAGCGCTCTAATCATAAATACTCTTCTTATTTCATATGTTTTCGCGAGAAGGTTCCGAAGTGCAGTTATCCGGGACTTTTTGCGATTCGTTCTATTCTTAAATCTTTGGCTGGTTTCTTATATTTTATATTGGAGCATGCTTCCCCCCGAATGGATGACTCCTATTTTTAAACTTTCTTGTTTTACCTGGATCCCTGTTGGCCTCTTATTCTTAGAAACAGTACATAGATTTTTAAACATTCGTTCGACAATCCTACTCCCATTCTTCCGTTTTTCCGTGGTTCTCACTATCTTCTTAACCGCATCTACGGATTGGATCATCAAAGGTTCTATTCTATATGATTGGGGTTACGAATTAGAACCGGGGATCTTATTCGTTCCATTTAGTACGATTGCGGTCAGTGGTCCTGCGATCTGGGGACTGTATCTTCTTTTAAAAGAAAGATTCAGGACAAAACAAAGAAAGATCAGACAACAATTGAATTTTTGGATCTGGGGCACCACGATCGCACTCGGGATCAGCGCTTATACCGAATTATTTAATCTGGACGAACAAGGTAGATTTTTATTCGTTCCATTAAGCCCTGCAGCGATCAGTATACAGGCATTTTTCATTTTTGTGGCGATCACACGTTACGGATTTTTAAATATCAGTTTAGAAAGGATCGCAGTCGAATTATTCCGAGACATTCACGATGGGATCGTTCTTACAAAAGAGAACCATGAGTTCTTTTTTGCGAACCAGGCAGCGATCGCGATCTTAGACGGTTCTCCATCCAGAGAAGGTCTGTTCAAACCTGAATGGCATTTTGCAAACTATAGACAAGAGCAGGATCATATTCCTAGAGACTATCAGTTAATAGGTAACTCGGTCTTACAATTCATAGAACTTACGGTTTCGGAGATCAGGATCACGGAGAATGAATCGGGAACTCTTTATCTTTTAAGAGATATCACTGAAAAAAAAGCAGCACAAGAGAAGATCCACCAATTATATTCACAAATCGTAAATGACCTAGAGATTGCTCGCGTTACTCAAGCTTCTATCATTACCCAAAAATTTCCGGACAAAGGTTCCTATAGGATACATTCTTTTTTCCAACCGATAGACAAGGTAGGCGGGGATATGTTGAGAGTGATTGAACATCCCGGAGAAAGGGTGGATATATTATTCGCGGATGTTTCAGGTCATGGGATCGCCTCAGCCATGGTGGGAGGAATGCTTTCCATCGCGTTCCAGATCGTATCGGATAAAAAACTTTCTCCCAAAGAAAGTTTGTCCGAGATCCACGAAATGCTTTCTAAGGTAGTATTGCATCATCATATCTCTGCAGTCTATGCCAGTTTTTATCCTCAGGAAAATAGAGTAAGATTCTCTTACGCGGGGCATCATCCTATGCTCGTTTTCAGAGAAGGTAAAATTTACCCTCTGGAAGGAGAAGGCAGGATCTTACTCGCCGTCAAAGAATTACATTTGAACGATTATCATTTCGACCTGCAAACTTCCGATAGATTATTATTCTATTCGGACGGTTTATACGAAGTGAAGAATGATCTGGGAGAAATTTTCGGTTACGAAGAATTCTTAGATTGGATCCAAGGAATGGCGGATAGGGACACCCGCTCTTTATTGGAAGCAGCTCACAGAAAAGCGTTGGAATTCGGGAATGGAAAACACAATGACGACTTGGCTATGTTGGCCTTGGAGATCGGACCATGA